One Watersipora subatra chromosome 4, tzWatSuba1.1, whole genome shotgun sequence genomic window carries:
- the LOC137394687 gene encoding tetraspanin-9-like isoform X1: MSSERLTPDTLQHKESDCSSTKTFFGIFNSLFWLIAIGVFGLAIWQVSGSVESFTTGSQKVSYSMLAISLVAFIVCVIGFLASLSNSCSMAAAYVVIFVLLIAAEICLLISCYALYKTEESVVQLIWRETNPYLIEQTENALECCGLDSWSDTYNSVSDVPEVCRGANGTIYEVGCSSEIIAYFKSAKVHPLLVTVLVSSGLIQMLAFVGGSIFFHKLRTQRKSANLSARSPSCNVVAPIIISPIPEQQYEVARAKSATSGRDIGVTIDSSKGRRSQGNQALLKVAGVMLED, encoded by the exons ATGAGTTCAGAAAGACTAACACCTGACACTCTTCAACATAAAGAGAGTGACTGTAGTTCAACAAAAACCTTCTTTGGAATATTTAACTCACTGTTCTGG ctTATTGCTATTGGAGTCTTTGGTTTAGCGATATGGCAGGTGTCAGGATCAGTCGAATCCTTTACAACTGGAAGTCAA aaAGTGTCATACTCAATGCTTGCAATATCATTGGTGGCTTTCATCGTATGTGTTATTGGTTTCTTGGCCTCCCTTAGTAACAGCTGCTCCATGGCGGCAGCG TACGTAGTGATATTTGTACTGCTGATTGCTGCTGAAATCTGCCTCCTCATCAGCTGCTATGCTCTCTACAAGACG GAGGAGTCTGTGGTACAACTAATTTGGCGTGAGACTAACCCATACCTCATTGAACAGACAGAAAATGCA TTGGAGTGCTGCGGTTTAGACTCCTGGAGTGACACATACAACTCTGTGTCTGATGTGCCAGAAGTGTGCAGAGGGGCAAACGGTACCATATATGAG GTTGGATGCTCAAGTGAAATCATCGCGTACTTCAAGTCTGCAAAAGTTCACCCCCTCCTTGTTACAGTTCTCGTAAGCTCAGGCTTGATACAG ATGCTGGCATTTGTGGGTGGGAGTATTTTTTTTCACAAACTTCGAACACAGAGGAAGAGTGCCAATCTGTCAGCCAGAAGTCCAAGTTGTAATGTCGTTGCTCCAATAATCATTAGCCCCATTCCAGAGCAGCAGTACGAAGTAGCACGAGCCAAG AGTGCTACTAGTGGGCGAGACATTGGAGTGACTATCGATTCAAGCAAAGGTCGGCGTTCTCAAGGAAACCAAGCTTTATTAAAGGTCGCTGGTGTCATGCTCGAAGATTAA
- the LOC137394687 gene encoding tetraspanin-9-like isoform X3: protein MSSERLTPDTLQHKESDCSSTKTFFGIFNSLFWLIAIGVFGLAIWQVSGSVESFTTGSQKVSYSMLAISLVAFIVCVIGFLASLSNSCSMAAAYVVIFVLLIAAEICLLISCYALYKTEESVVQLIWRETNPYLIEQTENALECCGLDSWSDTYNSVSDVPEVCRGANGTIYEVGCSSEIIAYFKSAKVHPLLVTVLVSSGLIQSATSGRDIGVTIDSSKGRRSQGNQALLKVAGVMLED, encoded by the exons ATGAGTTCAGAAAGACTAACACCTGACACTCTTCAACATAAAGAGAGTGACTGTAGTTCAACAAAAACCTTCTTTGGAATATTTAACTCACTGTTCTGG ctTATTGCTATTGGAGTCTTTGGTTTAGCGATATGGCAGGTGTCAGGATCAGTCGAATCCTTTACAACTGGAAGTCAA aaAGTGTCATACTCAATGCTTGCAATATCATTGGTGGCTTTCATCGTATGTGTTATTGGTTTCTTGGCCTCCCTTAGTAACAGCTGCTCCATGGCGGCAGCG TACGTAGTGATATTTGTACTGCTGATTGCTGCTGAAATCTGCCTCCTCATCAGCTGCTATGCTCTCTACAAGACG GAGGAGTCTGTGGTACAACTAATTTGGCGTGAGACTAACCCATACCTCATTGAACAGACAGAAAATGCA TTGGAGTGCTGCGGTTTAGACTCCTGGAGTGACACATACAACTCTGTGTCTGATGTGCCAGAAGTGTGCAGAGGGGCAAACGGTACCATATATGAG GTTGGATGCTCAAGTGAAATCATCGCGTACTTCAAGTCTGCAAAAGTTCACCCCCTCCTTGTTACAGTTCTCGTAAGCTCAGGCTTGATACAG AGTGCTACTAGTGGGCGAGACATTGGAGTGACTATCGATTCAAGCAAAGGTCGGCGTTCTCAAGGAAACCAAGCTTTATTAAAGGTCGCTGGTGTCATGCTCGAAGATTAA
- the LOC137394687 gene encoding tetraspanin-9-like isoform X2, with translation MSSERLTPDTLQHKESDCSSTKTFFGIFNSLFWLIAIGVFGLAIWQVSGSVESFTTGSQKVSYSMLAISLVAFIVCVIGFLASLSNSCSMAAAYVVIFVLLIAAEICLLISCYALYKTEESVVQLIWRETNPYLIEQTENALECCGLDSWSDTYNSVSDVPEVCRGANGTIYEVGCSSEIIAYFKSAKVHPLLVTVLVSSGLIQMLAFVGGSIFFHKLRTQRKSANLSARSPSCNVVAPIIISPIPEQHLCWQSATSGRDIGVTIDSSKGRRSQGNQALLKVAGVMLED, from the exons ATGAGTTCAGAAAGACTAACACCTGACACTCTTCAACATAAAGAGAGTGACTGTAGTTCAACAAAAACCTTCTTTGGAATATTTAACTCACTGTTCTGG ctTATTGCTATTGGAGTCTTTGGTTTAGCGATATGGCAGGTGTCAGGATCAGTCGAATCCTTTACAACTGGAAGTCAA aaAGTGTCATACTCAATGCTTGCAATATCATTGGTGGCTTTCATCGTATGTGTTATTGGTTTCTTGGCCTCCCTTAGTAACAGCTGCTCCATGGCGGCAGCG TACGTAGTGATATTTGTACTGCTGATTGCTGCTGAAATCTGCCTCCTCATCAGCTGCTATGCTCTCTACAAGACG GAGGAGTCTGTGGTACAACTAATTTGGCGTGAGACTAACCCATACCTCATTGAACAGACAGAAAATGCA TTGGAGTGCTGCGGTTTAGACTCCTGGAGTGACACATACAACTCTGTGTCTGATGTGCCAGAAGTGTGCAGAGGGGCAAACGGTACCATATATGAG GTTGGATGCTCAAGTGAAATCATCGCGTACTTCAAGTCTGCAAAAGTTCACCCCCTCCTTGTTACAGTTCTCGTAAGCTCAGGCTTGATACAG ATGCTGGCATTTGTGGGTGGGAGTATTTTTTTTCACAAACTTCGAACACAGAGGAAGAGTGCCAATCTGTCAGCCAGAAGTCCAAGTTGTAATGTCGTTGCTCCAATAATCATTAGCCCCATTCCAGAGCAGCA TCTTTGTTGGCAGAGTGCTACTAGTGGGCGAGACATTGGAGTGACTATCGATTCAAGCAAAGGTCGGCGTTCTCAAGGAAACCAAGCTTTATTAAAGGTCGCTGGTGTCATGCTCGAAGATTAA